The following proteins are encoded in a genomic region of Pseudomonas sp. Os17:
- a CDS encoding LysR family transcriptional regulator, whose amino-acid sequence MLEDLNTLYYFTQVVEHRGFAAAGRALDMPKSKLSRRIAQLEERLGVRLIQRTSRHCSLTEIGQEYYQRCLAMRVEAEGAAEVIERNRSEPQGLVRVACPTALLNSWVGPMLTRFMLKYPLVELFIESTNRRVDLIHEGFDIALRVRFPPLENTDLVMKVLGNSTQCLVGHPDFLQRLSSPTTPADLSGLPSLHWGAAQRDYQWQLLGPDGAEALIRHRPRMVTDDLLALRHAVLAGIGIVHLPKVVVREDLDAGRLQELVPGWAPRCGIVHAIFPSRRGLLPSVRSLIDFLGEEFSHSDMA is encoded by the coding sequence ATCTTGGAAGACCTGAACACCCTCTACTACTTCACCCAGGTGGTGGAGCACCGGGGATTCGCCGCGGCCGGACGGGCCCTGGACATGCCCAAGTCCAAGCTCAGCCGGCGGATCGCCCAGTTGGAGGAGCGCCTCGGCGTGCGCCTGATCCAGCGCACCAGCCGCCATTGCTCCCTGACCGAGATCGGCCAGGAGTATTACCAGCGCTGCCTGGCCATGCGGGTGGAAGCCGAGGGCGCGGCGGAAGTCATCGAACGCAATCGCTCCGAACCCCAGGGGCTGGTGCGGGTGGCCTGTCCCACGGCTTTGCTCAATTCCTGGGTCGGGCCGATGCTCACCCGCTTCATGCTCAAGTACCCGCTGGTGGAGCTGTTCATCGAAAGCACCAACCGCCGGGTCGACCTGATCCACGAAGGTTTCGACATTGCCCTGCGGGTGCGCTTCCCGCCCCTGGAAAACACCGACCTGGTGATGAAGGTCCTGGGCAACAGCACCCAATGCCTGGTGGGGCATCCGGACTTTCTCCAGCGCCTGTCGAGCCCGACGACACCGGCCGATCTCAGCGGCCTGCCCAGCCTGCACTGGGGAGCGGCGCAACGGGATTACCAATGGCAGCTGCTGGGACCCGACGGCGCCGAGGCGCTGATTCGCCACCGGCCGCGGATGGTCACCGACGATCTGCTGGCGTTGCGACATGCGGTGCTGGCGGGCATCGGTATCGTCCACCTGCCCAAGGTGGTGGTCCGCGAAGACCTGGACGCCGGACGCCTGCAGGAACTGGTGCCCGGCTGGGCGCCGCGCTGCGGGATCGTGCACGCGATCTTCCCGTCACGCCGCGGCCTGCTGCCGTCGGTGCGCAGCCTGATCGACTTTCTTGGCGAGGAGTTCAGCCACAGCGACATGGCCTGA
- a CDS encoding response regulator, translating into MSNRALRILIADDQHFHRMQIERTLNQLNYYRIAPVHTLEELLSLVEYACDPFDLLIINGTLATHSGFDLLDFCLDNPQLGHALIYDSQRFPPIPSSLRHRIQASRAELPDSEAIRRLMQQIDPPVFRTSRSGGIQWLPELQHGGWRASAN; encoded by the coding sequence ATGTCCAATAGAGCGCTGCGCATACTGATTGCCGATGATCAACATTTTCATCGGATGCAGATCGAACGAACCTTGAATCAACTCAATTACTACCGCATTGCCCCCGTGCACACATTGGAGGAACTGCTTTCGCTGGTGGAGTACGCCTGTGATCCGTTCGATCTGCTGATCATCAACGGCACCCTGGCCACCCACAGCGGTTTCGATCTGCTGGACTTCTGCCTGGACAACCCCCAGCTCGGCCACGCCCTGATCTATGACAGCCAGCGCTTTCCACCCATCCCCAGCAGCCTGCGGCACCGGATCCAGGCCAGCCGCGCCGAGTTGCCGGACAGCGAGGCGATCCGGCGTCTGATGCAGCAGATCGATCCGCCCGTGTTCCGGACCTCCAGGTCGGGCGGCATTCAGTGGCTGCCGGAACTGCAGCACGGCGGCTGGCGTGCCAGTGCCAATTGA